A genomic region of Kribbella sp. NBC_00382 contains the following coding sequences:
- the efeO gene encoding iron uptake system protein EfeO, translated as MITTRRAAAIGAVLLLAGLTGCADDKPAAGSDDGTGPVTVKATDSECGLSRTDVKSGTSTFSVSNGGSKVTEFYVYAEGDRVMGEVENIGPGLKRELIVELPTGKYQAVCKPGMVGDGIRGDLNVTGDAAAQVDEDTALKQAADSYQRYVNSQAVALEQKTTEFVTAVKAGDVAKAKELFPISRTYWERIEPVAESFGDLDPKIDARVNDVEPGTEWTGYHRIEQALWEKNTTAGMAKYADQLLVDVKTVVAKAKVVKLNPLQLANGAKELLDEVATGKVTGEEDRYSHTDLWDFQANVEGSQAAVQALRPALQQRDAALVTTLDTNFKAVFAALDKYRVGDGFKPYNATDAEKKELGAVVDALAEPVSKVAGVIAKK; from the coding sequence ATGATCACCACCCGCCGGGCCGCCGCCATCGGCGCAGTACTGCTGCTGGCCGGCCTGACCGGCTGCGCGGACGACAAGCCCGCCGCCGGCTCCGACGACGGCACAGGCCCGGTCACCGTCAAGGCGACCGACTCCGAGTGCGGCCTGAGCCGTACCGACGTGAAGTCCGGGACGAGCACCTTCTCGGTCTCCAACGGCGGCAGCAAGGTCACCGAGTTCTACGTGTACGCCGAGGGCGACCGGGTGATGGGTGAGGTCGAGAACATCGGCCCCGGCCTCAAGCGGGAGCTGATCGTGGAGCTGCCGACCGGCAAGTACCAGGCGGTCTGCAAGCCGGGCATGGTCGGCGACGGCATCCGTGGCGACCTCAACGTCACCGGTGACGCCGCGGCGCAGGTGGACGAGGACACCGCGCTGAAGCAGGCCGCAGACAGCTACCAGCGCTACGTGAACTCGCAGGCGGTCGCGCTGGAGCAGAAGACCACCGAGTTCGTCACCGCGGTCAAGGCCGGCGACGTCGCCAAGGCCAAGGAGCTGTTCCCGATCTCGCGCACCTACTGGGAGCGGATCGAGCCGGTCGCTGAGTCGTTCGGCGACCTGGACCCGAAGATCGACGCCCGGGTCAACGACGTCGAGCCGGGCACCGAGTGGACCGGGTACCACCGGATCGAGCAGGCCCTGTGGGAGAAGAACACCACCGCGGGCATGGCGAAGTACGCCGACCAGCTGCTGGTCGACGTGAAGACCGTGGTCGCCAAGGCCAAGGTCGTGAAGCTCAACCCGCTGCAGCTGGCCAACGGCGCCAAGGAGCTGCTCGACGAGGTCGCCACCGGCAAGGTCACCGGTGAGGAGGACCGCTACTCGCACACCGACCTGTGGGACTTCCAGGCCAACGTCGAGGGCTCGCAGGCCGCGGTCCAGGCGCTGCGCCCGGCGTTGCAGCAGCGCGACGCCGCCCTGGTCACCACGCTGGACACGAACTTCAAGGCAGTCTTCGCCGCGCTGGACAAGTACCGGGTCGGCGACGGCTTCAAGCCCTACAACGCGACCGACGCCGAGAAGAAGGAACTCGGCGCGGTGGTGGACGCGCTGGCCGAACCGGTCAGCAAGGTCGCCGGCGTGATCGCGAAGAAATGA
- the efeU gene encoding iron uptake transporter permease EfeU yields the protein MLANYLIGLREGLEASLVVSILATFLVKAGRRDKLRLVWAGVVAALAVAAVGWGLLQFVTALTAKSFTTQETIGGLMSIVAVGFVTWMIFWMRKASRSIARELRERMGQALELGSGAVVLLAFLAVFRESIETAFIVYASAATATTAAPLTGVLLGLITSVVLGFAIYRGAVKINLAVFFKWTGALLVLVAAGIFAYGFHDLQEANILPGLQNVAFDISHVIPPDSWYGVLLKGIFNFSPAPTVIEATAWLVYLVPVLFLYFRPIKSTPSPAVPVRTAQENS from the coding sequence ATGCTCGCCAACTATTTGATCGGTCTTCGTGAAGGACTCGAAGCCTCGTTGGTGGTCAGCATTCTCGCCACCTTCCTGGTCAAGGCCGGACGGCGGGACAAGCTCAGACTGGTCTGGGCCGGTGTGGTCGCGGCGCTGGCCGTCGCGGCGGTCGGCTGGGGTCTGCTGCAGTTCGTCACCGCGCTGACCGCCAAGTCGTTCACCACCCAGGAGACGATCGGCGGGCTGATGTCGATCGTCGCGGTCGGCTTCGTCACCTGGATGATCTTCTGGATGCGCAAGGCCTCCCGCAGCATCGCCCGGGAGCTGCGCGAGCGGATGGGGCAGGCGCTGGAGCTCGGCTCCGGCGCCGTCGTCCTGCTCGCCTTCCTGGCGGTCTTCCGGGAAAGCATCGAGACGGCCTTCATCGTCTACGCCTCGGCCGCGACGGCCACCACGGCCGCGCCGCTGACCGGCGTACTGCTCGGCCTGATCACCTCGGTCGTGCTCGGCTTCGCGATCTACCGCGGGGCGGTCAAGATCAACCTGGCCGTCTTCTTCAAGTGGACCGGCGCGCTGCTGGTGCTGGTCGCGGCCGGCATCTTCGCCTACGGCTTCCACGACCTGCAGGAGGCGAACATCCTGCCCGGCCTGCAGAACGTCGCCTTCGACATCTCCCACGTGATCCCGCCGGACAGCTGGTACGGCGTACTGCTGAAGGGGATCTTCAACTTCAGCCCCGCCCCGACGGTCATCGAGGCGACCGCCTGGCTGGTCTATCTCGTACCGGTGCTGTTCCTGTACTTCCGCCCGATCAAGTCGACGCCGTCGCCCGCGGTGCCCGTCCGAACTGCCCAGGAGAACTCATGA
- the thpR gene encoding RNA 2',3'-cyclic phosphodiesterase encodes MRLFVAVIPPVEVVEHLAEFVGPRRDHPDEDIRWASDENWHITLAFLGDVPEYKTEDLAEGLERVANRQKPFDLQLKGSGAFPSVADARVLYTGVQDESEALPHLAMTTRSAANKAGVTVDGRKFTPHLTLARLKQPMDVVRWVRVFDTYQGPSWTAESIELVSSRLGEGPSHGAAYDTVGEWEFLG; translated from the coding sequence ATGCGACTGTTTGTGGCGGTCATCCCGCCGGTGGAGGTTGTCGAGCATCTGGCCGAGTTCGTCGGCCCCCGCAGAGATCATCCGGACGAGGACATCCGCTGGGCCTCGGACGAGAACTGGCACATCACCCTGGCGTTCCTGGGGGACGTACCGGAGTACAAGACAGAAGACCTGGCCGAGGGGCTCGAGCGGGTGGCGAACCGGCAGAAGCCGTTCGATCTCCAGCTCAAAGGGTCAGGAGCGTTCCCGAGCGTGGCGGACGCCCGGGTGCTCTACACCGGCGTGCAGGACGAGTCCGAGGCGCTGCCGCACCTGGCGATGACGACGCGGTCAGCGGCCAACAAGGCCGGCGTGACCGTGGACGGGCGCAAATTCACCCCGCATCTCACGCTCGCGCGTTTGAAACAACCGATGGACGTGGTCCGCTGGGTCCGGGTCTTCGACACCTATCAGGGGCCGTCCTGGACAGCGGAAAGTATCGAGTTGGTCTCATCGCGTCTCGGTGAAGGCCCGAGCCATGGTGCGGCGTACGACACAGTGGGCGAATGGGAGTTCTTAGGCTAA
- a CDS encoding polysaccharide deacetylase family protein, with protein sequence MSRKLGAFINFGIGISAVFAVAGVVAFGLAQANQAAASAPDKTVKVSTTVPVKAPVSAPVASTPVSTPVKPAGNPTAVAKGNKTIFLTFDDGPDPVWTPQVLEVLAKYGAHATFFELGSMQEQHPSLKEQVLAAGNSIGSHSISHAQLTKVSAAKRHHEIFDGPASKCFRPPYGAENAKVKADIKAAGMTPVLWDVDTLDWQRPGKQAILNSILKGAHDGSVILMHDAGGNRSQTVAALDEALETLAAQGYTFAAMDC encoded by the coding sequence ATGTCCCGGAAGCTCGGTGCCTTCATCAACTTCGGCATCGGTATCTCGGCTGTGTTCGCTGTGGCCGGGGTGGTTGCCTTCGGGCTGGCGCAGGCGAACCAGGCGGCCGCGAGCGCACCGGACAAGACGGTGAAGGTATCGACCACGGTGCCGGTGAAGGCGCCGGTGAGCGCGCCGGTCGCCAGTACGCCGGTCAGTACGCCGGTCAAGCCGGCGGGCAATCCGACAGCGGTTGCTAAGGGCAACAAGACGATCTTCCTCACCTTCGACGACGGACCGGATCCGGTCTGGACGCCGCAGGTGCTCGAGGTGCTGGCGAAGTACGGGGCTCATGCGACCTTCTTCGAGTTGGGCAGCATGCAGGAGCAGCACCCGAGTCTCAAGGAGCAGGTGCTTGCCGCGGGCAACTCGATCGGGAGCCACTCGATCTCGCATGCGCAGCTGACGAAGGTGTCGGCGGCCAAGCGGCATCACGAGATCTTCGACGGCCCGGCCTCGAAGTGCTTCCGGCCGCCGTACGGTGCGGAGAACGCGAAGGTCAAGGCCGACATCAAGGCTGCCGGGATGACCCCGGTGCTGTGGGACGTCGACACCCTCGACTGGCAGCGTCCGGGCAAGCAGGCGATCCTGAACAGCATCCTCAAGGGCGCTCACGACGGCAGCGTGATCCTGATGCACGATGCCGGCGGCAACCGCAGCCAGACCGTCGCGGCCCTCGATGAAGCGCTGGAGACGCTGGCGGCCCAGGGATATACCTTCGCTGCGATGGACTGCTGA